A window from Choristoneura fumiferana chromosome 22, NRCan_CFum_1, whole genome shotgun sequence encodes these proteins:
- the LOC141440109 gene encoding checkpoint protein HUS1-like — translation MKFRAVMIDAGPMREFTNIVSTISKLSKECVARIADDQLYFIVSDENSGPAPPILWCEIPHAMFFSEYQMVGLDDDHKDIYLEFTSTNLARSLITLKNAKSLKMKLTKKQCPCLTLEIEVPSSTSQQTRQVTHDIPVKVIPRKLWSDFQEPKIPKPDISIQLPTLKQLRTTIDRMRTMAAEVMLWASAEGRLTLQIKTDTSKVSTRFKDLRVEAFEGPIEHSDSETETQANEDKSNICYCRVDAKKFSMFLSADQISHNRTVCSIVHKRLVVLCLQTEENVKLQCFITGIVY, via the exons ATGAAGTTTCGAGCGGTGATGATAGATGCTGGTCCTATGCGAGAGTTCACAA ACATAGTAAGTACGATATCAAAGCTTTCCAAAGAGTGTGTAGCAAGAATAGCCGATGATCAACTGTATTTTATCGTCAGCGATGAAAATAGCGGCCCTGCACCTCCAATATTGTGGTGTGAAATACCTCACGCAATGTTTTTTTCTGAATACCAAATGGTTGGTTTAGACGATGATCACAAGGACATTTACTTGGAATTTACATCTA CTAACCTAGCTAGATCTCTAATCACTTTGAAGAATGCAAAATCATTGAAAATGAAACTGACTAAGAAACAATGCCCCTGCCTTACATTAGAAATTGAAGTT CCATCCTCAACATCACAACAAACACGGCAGGTCACACATGACATACCTGTCAAGGTCATACCGAGGAAACTGTGGTCTGACTTCCAAGAGCCCAAGATACCAAAACCTGAT ATCTCCATACAATTACCAACGCTCAAGCAATTACGGACCACAATAGACCGCATGCGCACCATGGCTGCTGAGGTCATGCTGTGGGCGTCCGCAGAAGGACGACTGACTCTGCAAATTAAGACTGACACCAGCAAGGTTTCCACCAGGTTCAAAGATTTAAGGGTAGAGGCTTTTGAag GTCCCATAGAACATTCAGACTCCGAGACAGAAACGCAAGCGAATGAAGACAAGTCCAACATCTGCTATTGCCGGGTGGACGCGAAGAAATTCTCTATGTTCCTAAGTGCAGACCAAATATCTCACAACAGAACTGTGTGTAGTATAGTGCATAAGAGACTGGTGGTGTTGTGCCTACAAACTGAAGAGAATGTGAAACTGCAGTGTTTTATTACTGGAATAGTTTATTGA